The Bombus vancouverensis nearcticus chromosome 12, iyBomVanc1_principal, whole genome shotgun sequence genome contains a region encoding:
- the Rh5 gene encoding rhodopsin 5, whose amino-acid sequence MLSHNETVVNGPLAFIGEETGYVPSMRERFLGWNVPPEHSDLVHPHWRGFIAPGKYWHIGFALIYSMLLVMSLVGNCCVIWIFSTSKLLRTASNMFIVSLAIFDIIMAFEMPMLVISSFMERMIGWEIGCDAYAVFGSISGMGQSITNAAIAFDRYRTISCPIDGRLNSKQAAIIIAFTWFWVTPFTVLPLLKVWGRFTTEGLLTTCSFDFLTEDQDTKVFVMSIFIWSYVIPLTFIVYFYSQLLQSIRNHERMLREQAKKMNVKSLVSNQDKERSVELRIAKVAFTIFFLFLLAWTPYATVAMIGAFGNRELLTPISTMLPALFAKTVSCIDPWIYAINHPRYRQELQKRCKWMGIHEPETTHDSASVQTEKIKSDDA is encoded by the exons ATGTTATCGCATAATGAGACTGTCGTCAACGGTCCATTGGCTTTCATCGGCGAAGAAACTGG GTATGTTCCGTCGATGCGAGAAAGATTCCTGGGATGGAACGTACCGCCAGAGCATTCGGATCTCGTGCATCCCCACTGGAGAGGGTTCATAGCACCGGGAAAATATTGGCACATTGGATTCGCGCTCATCTACTCGATGCTGCTTGTAATGTCTCTCGTAGGAAATTGTTGCGTCATATGGATATTTAGCAC ATCGAAACTTCTGAGGACGGCTTCCAACATGTTTATAGTCAGCCTGGCGATATTCGACATAATAATGGCCTTCGAAATGCCGATGCTTGTGATAAGCAGTTTCATGGAACGTATGATCGGCTGGGAAATCGGATGCGACGCCTATGCAGTCTTTGGTTCGATCTCTGGCATGGGACAATCCATTACGAACGCCGCCATTGCCTTTGATCGATACAG AACTATTTCCTGCCCGATCGATGGACGGCTCAACTCGAAACAAGCCGCGATAATCATCGCTTTCACGTGGTTCTGGGTGACACCGTTCACTGTTTTACCGCTGCTAAAAGTCTGGGGTCGATTCACTACCG AGGGATTGCTCACCACTTGTTCGTTCGATTTCCTCACGGAGGATCAAGACACCAAGGTCTTCGTTATGAGTATCTTCATCTGGTCTTACGTCATCCCTCTAACCTTTATCGTGTACTTCTACTCTCAATTGCTGCAATCTATTCGCAATCACGAGAGAATGTTACGAGAACAG GCAAAGAAGATGAACGTAAAGTCATTAGTCTCGAATCAGGACAAGGAAAGGAGCGTGGAACTGAGAATCGCCAAAGTGGCATTTACGATatttttcctcttccttttaGCTTGGACACCGTACGCAACCGTGGCTATGATAGGAGCATTTGGCAATCG AGAGCTTTTAACGCCTATATCTACGATGTTACCCGCCTTGTTTGCCAAAACGGTATCTTGTATCGACCCGTGGATTTATGCGATCAATCATCCGAG ATACCGACAAGAATTGCAAAAGCGTTGCAAATGGATGGGCATTCACGAGCCGGAAACAACTCACGACTCCGCGTCTGTCCAGACCGAGAAGATTAAATCGGACGATGCATAA